Proteins found in one Paraburkholderia caballeronis genomic segment:
- a CDS encoding type I polyketide synthase yields MNKKIAIVGMACRFPGGVTGAEEFWRLLRDERDAVTEVPADRFGTEFYRHPSKREPGKSYTFAAGVLDDVAGFDATFFGISPREAAQMDPQQRLLLELAWEAFEDAGVRPRDMRGRHCAVYVGVASPDYGNRSMDDLNSVDPYSATGNTLSIASNRLSYLFDLRGPSMSVDTACSSSLVALHQAVLALQSGEAECALAGGVNLLTHPFGFVSFSKASMLSPRGRCRAFDASGDGYVRAEGGALVLLKPLERALADGDTIHAVIAGSGVNSDGYSQGGISVPGAATQAALLRSVYERAGVAPQSLAYLEAHGTGTAVGDPIEARALIDVVARGREADDPLLIGSVKTNIGHLETASGMAGLIKAVLCLKHRAVPRSLHFEYPNPNIDFHGGRLRVVDRFTPLTVSGKPLTVGVNSFGFGGTNAHVVLIEAPAEASPVKASGADSMNRSLAPLVISARVPRALNILAGQYLRLLDDGASWHALAAGAARRRQWFEHRAIVAPMNSEEARAALAALATPTDEPLPAAVVQGEAAEDGARVALVFSGNGSQWAGMGKQLIASDAVFRAALVEVDTLWCADGSAPLVDMLITGIDDAQLAATEYAQPVLFAIQVGIVRAIEARGVAFDACVGHSVGEVAAAWAAGALTLSEAVHVIKIRSRAQAQTRGTGRMAAAGVGETAASELITQLGLAGAVEVAGSNSPQSVTLAGSFDGLQVVGSHLRDSGRFFQMLELDYAFHSSRMDGIEATVREKLADIVPRHGDRLFVSTVTGAPLSGTALDAGYWWWNIRKPVRFGDAVAQLVRDGVRVFVEVGPHSILRTYVKQTLESLGVAGHTLPTLKRHQDSASMLHHAIVAVVANGARVDPDRFAPDAPRVALPSYPWQRERYWLEPSAEAYNLVNRRREHPLLGYRLHEHAFGWENQLDPIGLPLLADHVVDGAAAFPGAGYVEMALAAARVFLGTQTCALENVEIRSPVVFQSQHAKLFRLMIDPRTAAFTIETRDRMSAEPWALNVTGRMLASGSTLDASCEVPAATLSQLLAQPALNGDDLYASTAAIGLAYGPAFRWISSVRVAGDEALADVTQPQGLTDTTGSGAWLLHPALMDSGFHPLFALLSSPDSPSVGDHAAYVPVQLGRIDFLRGDTVHRVLARIERRNPHSVTASFEFIDACGKIVARLAACRFRRIDLLGRRLTPPARYAYVLDAKPLPDGFDATALPSPAQLVEAAATTLATREDPARREGHLTEILPLIDVLASAYALRALDAIDAFSWLALPRGEHAELVSRLAGMVVEDGFATWDGTRLVRDMAACDAMPGPDELWRALLAQSPAHVAELTLMAHCGAALPAVLRGELEAREVISLASGSLVEHFFEASPTWAHVLSMMAVGVEQAVDGWGESRRLRVLEVPTSNGDILRPLDVRLPVARCDHAIACTPQQQSGFDIDSLATVRTVVLESGERLKLDADDGAPYDMVLANRVLAGRDDALAALSAMRGWLAPGGLIVIAEGRGSRFADIVFGLQSAASSEAGARVPLTPPEVMRLLEQAGFENAVRYVERGLELEGAPLFIVARVPAADGRPQRGVPAPALVAARREERWLLLPALGDQADGAELASVLRQAGCDVSSATPQDAPRLVAARSSGVKHRLVFIAPDHALPADVDGAVVMSSQHDTSIALARLVRELGIAAPTAALQLVIVTYGGAPYPGVTRSDAALRPEQATLWGLGRVLANEHPELGCRLIDVHPACPERFAALAHELLASDGEEDVLLSSQGRFVPRMLTVAEALARAPEGAGALPPASMLAFAAPGSLRNLEWFALPERELGPDEIEIEPVATGLNFRDVMYAMGLLSDEAVESGFAGATIGMELSGRVVRTGRDVSGFVPGDAVLGFAPASFATRVRTCVAAIAHKPGRLTFEEAATIPTTFFTAYYALFELARLRHGERVLVHGGAGGVGIAAIQLARHFGAEVFATAGSREKREFVRLLGADHVLDSRSLAFADDIRALTGGTGVDVVVNSLAGEAMVRSIDTLRPFGRFIELGKRDFYENSFIGLRPFRNNISYFGIDADQLMGALPELTARLFGEVMQLFESGVLHPLPYRAFPAARVEEAFRYMQQARQIGKVLVTYQAGIPAPSHDTLLRAEWRLDPLGTYLVVGGTGGLGFATTRRFVERGAMHLTLASRGGSLPEAMQAEVGRWREERGVRVDVVTCDVTDAAAVGRLIGGIEARGMPLKGIVHSAMQIDDSLVRNLDDDRFAAVLAPKVAGAWNLHRATRGCALDFFVVYSSATTFLGNPGQASYVAANSFLEALVEQRRAAGLPGTFMAWGPLDDVGFLARHAQTREALQARIGGASITSAEALAALERVLLDGRAGEAVVRLDWQAIARGMPAAGARRYVSLRTRNISEPLRDSGVQLRGQIRSLRYDQAVQLVEETLQAQIARILHMPPDRIELEKSVSDMGMDSLMGMELGMAVEETFEVKLSVMAIAEGATVRSLAARITGTIVGADDGGLLQSDVAQEQMAMLAAQHAVDGEARALIDAGSAHAVVLSEALE; encoded by the coding sequence TTCGCCGCGCGAGGCGGCGCAGATGGATCCGCAGCAACGTCTGTTGCTGGAGCTTGCATGGGAAGCGTTCGAGGACGCCGGTGTGCGTCCCCGCGATATGCGGGGACGCCATTGCGCGGTATACGTTGGAGTGGCCAGTCCGGACTACGGCAATCGCAGCATGGACGACCTCAACTCGGTCGACCCGTACTCGGCGACCGGCAATACGCTGAGCATCGCGTCGAACCGGCTGTCATATCTCTTCGATTTGCGCGGGCCCAGCATGTCTGTTGACACAGCATGCTCGTCGTCGCTCGTCGCGTTGCACCAGGCGGTGCTGGCGTTACAGTCGGGAGAGGCGGAATGCGCGCTCGCGGGCGGGGTCAACCTGTTGACGCATCCGTTCGGCTTCGTGTCTTTTTCGAAGGCCTCAATGCTTTCGCCACGCGGGCGCTGCCGGGCGTTCGACGCTTCCGGTGATGGCTACGTTCGTGCAGAAGGCGGCGCGCTAGTGCTGTTAAAGCCGCTGGAGCGCGCGCTCGCCGATGGCGACACGATCCATGCGGTAATCGCCGGTTCCGGCGTAAACTCAGACGGATACTCGCAAGGCGGTATCAGCGTGCCTGGCGCAGCCACGCAAGCGGCGCTGCTGCGCAGCGTATATGAACGCGCGGGGGTTGCGCCCCAATCGCTCGCGTATCTTGAGGCGCACGGCACAGGCACGGCCGTCGGCGATCCGATCGAGGCGCGGGCGTTGATCGACGTCGTCGCGCGCGGACGCGAAGCCGACGATCCGTTGCTAATTGGTTCGGTGAAAACCAATATCGGCCATCTGGAAACTGCATCTGGGATGGCGGGCCTGATCAAGGCGGTGCTGTGTCTCAAGCATCGCGCGGTGCCGCGGTCATTGCACTTCGAATATCCTAATCCGAACATCGATTTCCATGGTGGGCGACTGCGTGTCGTCGACCGCTTCACGCCGTTGACGGTAAGCGGCAAGCCGCTTACCGTCGGTGTGAATTCATTCGGTTTCGGCGGCACCAATGCGCATGTCGTGCTAATCGAAGCTCCTGCGGAAGCATCCCCGGTCAAGGCGTCCGGCGCAGACAGCATGAACAGGTCGTTGGCGCCGCTCGTGATAAGTGCGCGGGTACCACGGGCGCTTAATATTCTCGCGGGACAGTATCTGCGCCTGCTCGATGATGGTGCATCATGGCATGCGCTTGCCGCAGGCGCCGCGCGTCGGCGGCAGTGGTTCGAACATCGGGCGATCGTGGCACCGATGAATTCCGAGGAAGCACGTGCGGCGCTGGCGGCGCTCGCAACGCCGACCGATGAGCCGCTGCCTGCGGCGGTCGTGCAGGGCGAAGCGGCCGAAGACGGCGCACGCGTGGCGCTGGTGTTCTCCGGAAACGGATCGCAGTGGGCAGGCATGGGTAAGCAGTTGATCGCCAGCGATGCGGTGTTTCGTGCCGCGCTCGTGGAGGTCGATACACTGTGGTGCGCTGACGGAAGCGCGCCGCTTGTCGATATGCTGATTACCGGCATCGATGATGCGCAACTTGCCGCGACCGAGTACGCGCAACCGGTTCTCTTCGCCATTCAGGTAGGGATTGTCCGCGCGATCGAAGCGCGCGGCGTCGCTTTCGATGCATGCGTGGGCCATAGCGTTGGCGAGGTGGCCGCAGCATGGGCTGCCGGCGCCTTGACACTTTCCGAAGCCGTGCATGTGATCAAGATTCGTAGTCGGGCGCAGGCTCAGACCCGGGGGACTGGGCGCATGGCGGCGGCCGGTGTGGGCGAAACTGCCGCGAGCGAACTCATCACACAACTCGGCCTGGCAGGAGCCGTCGAGGTGGCGGGTTCGAACAGCCCGCAGTCGGTTACGTTGGCCGGATCGTTTGATGGTCTGCAGGTGGTGGGTTCGCACCTGCGTGACAGTGGTCGCTTCTTCCAGATGCTGGAGCTCGACTATGCGTTCCATAGCAGCCGTATGGATGGTATCGAGGCAACGGTGCGCGAAAAGCTTGCTGACATCGTGCCGCGGCACGGTGACCGCCTGTTCGTGTCCACGGTGACTGGTGCGCCATTGAGCGGTACAGCGCTAGACGCGGGCTACTGGTGGTGGAATATTCGCAAGCCCGTTCGTTTTGGCGACGCCGTTGCTCAACTGGTTCGCGATGGCGTGCGCGTTTTCGTCGAAGTCGGGCCGCATTCGATCCTGCGTACATATGTGAAGCAGACGCTCGAATCGCTTGGCGTTGCTGGCCATACGCTGCCGACGCTCAAGCGTCATCAGGACAGCGCCTCGATGTTGCACCATGCGATCGTAGCGGTGGTCGCGAATGGAGCACGAGTCGATCCAGACCGATTCGCGCCTGACGCGCCGCGTGTCGCATTGCCCTCGTATCCGTGGCAGCGTGAGCGTTATTGGCTCGAACCAAGTGCCGAGGCATACAACCTCGTCAATCGTCGCCGTGAGCATCCGCTGCTCGGCTATCGTTTGCATGAGCATGCGTTCGGGTGGGAAAACCAACTGGATCCAATCGGTCTGCCGTTGCTGGCGGACCATGTGGTCGACGGCGCCGCTGCATTTCCTGGGGCTGGCTATGTCGAAATGGCGCTTGCGGCCGCCCGCGTGTTTTTGGGTACGCAGACCTGTGCGCTTGAGAACGTCGAGATCCGCTCGCCCGTCGTTTTTCAGTCACAGCACGCAAAACTGTTTCGGCTGATGATCGATCCGCGCACAGCCGCGTTCACGATTGAGACGCGCGATCGCATGAGCGCCGAACCTTGGGCACTCAACGTGACGGGGCGCATGCTCGCGAGTGGAAGTACGCTTGACGCATCATGCGAGGTACCCGCCGCGACGCTCTCCCAGCTACTCGCCCAGCCAGCCCTGAATGGCGATGACCTGTACGCGAGTACCGCGGCAATCGGCTTGGCGTACGGTCCGGCCTTCCGCTGGATCAGTTCGGTGCGCGTTGCAGGCGACGAGGCGCTGGCGGACGTCACTCAGCCGCAAGGGTTGACGGACACGACCGGCAGCGGTGCGTGGCTATTGCATCCGGCATTGATGGACAGCGGGTTCCATCCGCTTTTTGCGTTGCTGTCGTCGCCCGATTCGCCGTCGGTCGGTGATCACGCCGCCTACGTGCCGGTGCAACTCGGCCGTATTGATTTCCTGCGTGGCGATACGGTACATCGGGTGCTTGCGCGTATTGAGCGACGCAATCCGCATTCGGTGACGGCATCGTTCGAGTTTATCGATGCGTGCGGGAAGATCGTCGCGCGTCTTGCTGCATGTCGATTCCGCCGGATCGATCTGCTCGGACGACGGCTGACGCCGCCAGCCCGCTACGCCTATGTGCTCGATGCGAAGCCGCTCCCGGACGGGTTCGATGCGACGGCGTTACCGTCGCCCGCGCAGCTGGTTGAGGCCGCTGCGACTACCTTGGCGACACGGGAAGATCCGGCGAGGCGCGAAGGGCACTTGACCGAGATACTGCCGCTCATCGACGTGCTGGCAAGCGCGTACGCGTTGCGCGCGCTCGATGCAATCGATGCATTCTCCTGGTTGGCGTTGCCTCGAGGCGAGCACGCGGAGCTTGTTTCGCGTCTGGCAGGAATGGTGGTGGAGGATGGTTTCGCGACTTGGGATGGGACTCGGCTCGTACGCGACATGGCGGCCTGCGATGCGATGCCGGGACCGGACGAGTTGTGGCGTGCACTGCTTGCGCAGTCGCCCGCACACGTGGCGGAGCTGACGCTGATGGCCCATTGCGGCGCCGCGTTGCCGGCTGTGTTGCGCGGTGAGCTTGAGGCCCGAGAGGTTATCTCGCTGGCGAGCGGTAGTCTCGTCGAGCATTTCTTTGAGGCGTCGCCAACGTGGGCGCACGTTCTCTCCATGATGGCGGTGGGCGTGGAGCAGGCGGTGGACGGGTGGGGCGAGTCGCGCCGGCTCCGTGTGCTGGAAGTTCCAACTTCCAACGGAGACATATTGCGCCCGCTTGACGTGCGGCTACCCGTGGCGCGCTGTGATCATGCGATTGCATGTACGCCGCAGCAGCAAAGCGGATTCGATATCGATTCGCTCGCGACCGTGCGTACGGTCGTGCTGGAGTCGGGCGAACGTCTGAAGCTCGATGCCGATGACGGCGCACCATACGACATGGTCCTGGCCAATCGGGTGCTCGCGGGCCGCGACGATGCGCTTGCTGCACTATCGGCCATGCGCGGGTGGCTCGCCCCGGGCGGCCTGATCGTGATTGCCGAAGGGCGTGGCAGCCGGTTTGCCGACATCGTGTTTGGCCTGCAATCTGCCGCGTCGTCGGAGGCCGGGGCGAGGGTGCCCCTGACGCCGCCGGAAGTGATGCGGCTGCTGGAGCAGGCGGGCTTCGAAAATGCGGTGCGCTACGTGGAGCGAGGTCTCGAACTGGAAGGCGCACCTCTTTTCATCGTGGCGCGAGTGCCCGCGGCGGACGGACGGCCGCAGCGCGGAGTCCCCGCCCCCGCGCTGGTCGCTGCCCGGCGCGAGGAGCGGTGGCTCTTGCTGCCGGCGTTGGGCGATCAGGCTGATGGTGCCGAGCTTGCCTCGGTGCTGCGACAGGCGGGTTGCGACGTGTCGAGCGCCACTCCGCAGGACGCGCCGCGTCTCGTCGCTGCAAGGTCTTCAGGCGTGAAGCATCGGCTCGTGTTCATCGCGCCGGACCACGCGTTGCCGGCTGACGTGGACGGCGCTGTTGTCATGTCGAGCCAGCACGACACATCGATCGCTTTGGCGCGGCTGGTGCGGGAACTCGGCATTGCGGCCCCGACGGCGGCGTTGCAACTGGTGATTGTGACGTACGGGGGCGCGCCATACCCTGGCGTGACGCGTAGTGATGCTGCGCTGCGCCCTGAGCAGGCCACCCTCTGGGGACTAGGGCGGGTGCTGGCCAACGAGCATCCTGAGCTGGGTTGCCGTCTCATTGATGTGCATCCGGCATGTCCAGAGCGCTTTGCCGCTCTGGCGCACGAGCTCCTCGCCAGTGACGGCGAAGAAGATGTGCTGCTCTCGTCTCAAGGCCGTTTTGTCCCCCGCATGCTGACCGTAGCCGAGGCGCTGGCCCGCGCGCCGGAGGGTGCCGGCGCGTTGCCTCCAGCGTCGATGCTTGCATTTGCAGCACCGGGGTCGCTGCGCAACCTTGAATGGTTTGCGCTACCCGAACGCGAACTCGGGCCGGACGAAATCGAGATCGAGCCTGTTGCGACTGGACTGAACTTCCGCGACGTGATGTACGCCATGGGGTTGTTGTCCGACGAGGCGGTGGAGTCCGGCTTTGCGGGGGCGACAATCGGGATGGAACTGTCGGGGCGGGTCGTTCGGACCGGGAGAGACGTCAGCGGTTTCGTTCCAGGTGATGCAGTCTTGGGTTTCGCGCCCGCGTCATTCGCGACGCGCGTGCGGACGTGCGTCGCGGCGATCGCTCACAAGCCGGGGCGGTTGACGTTTGAAGAGGCTGCGACGATCCCCACCACGTTTTTTACGGCCTATTACGCCCTGTTCGAACTCGCCCGGTTGCGTCACGGGGAGCGGGTGCTCGTTCACGGCGGGGCTGGAGGTGTGGGCATTGCCGCAATCCAGTTGGCGCGCCATTTCGGCGCGGAAGTATTCGCAACGGCTGGCAGCCGGGAAAAGCGTGAATTCGTGCGGTTGCTGGGAGCCGATCATGTGCTTGACTCGCGCAGCCTGGCCTTCGCTGACGACATCCGTGCGCTTACAGGCGGCACAGGCGTCGATGTCGTGGTCAACTCGCTGGCCGGCGAAGCGATGGTACGCAGCATCGATACGCTGCGGCCATTCGGCCGATTTATCGAATTGGGTAAGCGCGACTTCTACGAGAACAGTTTCATCGGGCTTAGGCCGTTCCGCAACAACATCAGCTATTTCGGCATTGATGCCGACCAGTTGATGGGGGCGCTGCCGGAACTGACAGCACGGCTCTTTGGCGAGGTGATGCAACTGTTCGAGAGCGGAGTGCTGCATCCACTACCGTATCGTGCATTTCCAGCGGCGCGTGTCGAAGAGGCTTTCCGTTACATGCAGCAGGCGCGCCAGATCGGCAAGGTGCTGGTTACCTATCAAGCCGGTATCCCCGCGCCTTCGCACGACACGCTTTTGCGTGCCGAATGGAGGCTCGATCCGTTGGGGACCTATCTGGTCGTCGGCGGAACGGGCGGGCTAGGATTCGCGACGACGCGCAGGTTCGTGGAGCGAGGCGCCATGCACCTGACACTCGCAAGCCGCGGCGGCAGTTTGCCTGAAGCGATGCAAGCCGAGGTCGGGCGCTGGCGCGAAGAGCGTGGCGTCCGGGTCGACGTGGTGACGTGCGATGTGACTGATGCAGCCGCTGTCGGGCGTTTGATCGGTGGAATAGAGGCGCGTGGCATGCCGCTAAAAGGGATCGTGCACTCGGCGATGCAGATCGACGATAGTCTGGTGCGGAACCTCGATGACGATCGTTTTGCTGCTGTGCTTGCACCAAAGGTCGCTGGTGCATGGAATCTGCATCGGGCGACGCGCGGGTGTGCGCTGGATTTTTTTGTTGTCTACTCTTCGGCCACGACCTTTCTCGGAAATCCCGGGCAGGCGAGTTATGTGGCCGCGAACAGCTTCCTTGAGGCTCTCGTCGAACAGCGTCGTGCGGCTGGCCTCCCGGGAACCTTCATGGCGTGGGGGCCGCTTGATGATGTTGGCTTTCTCGCCCGTCATGCGCAAACACGCGAGGCGTTGCAGGCGCGAATCGGGGGGGCATCGATCACGTCCGCTGAGGCGCTCGCCGCACTCGAACGCGTATTGCTGGACGGCCGCGCCGGCGAAGCGGTGGTACGTCTCGACTGGCAGGCCATTGCGCGTGGAATGCCTGCGGCGGGGGCGCGTCGCTACGTATCGCTGCGGACACGAAACATAAGCGAGCCGTTGCGTGACAGCGGTGTTCAGTTGCGTGGGCAGATTCGCTCGCTGCGATACGACCAGGCGGTGCAACTGGTCGAAGAAACGCTGCAGGCGCAGATTGCGCGAATCCTGCATATGCCGCCGGATCGAATCGAACTCGAAAAATCGGTGAGCGACATGGGTATGGATTCCCTGATGGGAATGGAACTGGGGATGGCTGTTGAGGAAACGTTCGAGGTCAAGCTTTCCGTGATGGCGATCGCCGAGGGCGCTACTGTGCGTTCGCTCGCCGCACGGATCACGGGGACGATCGTCGGCGCAGACGATGGCGGACTGCTGCAATCCGATGTTGCGCAGGAACAGATGGCGATGCTTGCGGCTCAACATGCAGTGGACGGGGAGGCGCGCGCGTTAATTGACGCTGGATCTGCACATGCGGTTGTGCTGTCGGAAGCACTCGAATGA